The Coleofasciculus sp. FACHB-T130 nucleotide sequence TTATCGGAGAAATAGGCGCTGAAGAAGCACTTGAGCCAGCATTATCCACCCTGCGTCGGATCGATGCGAACCGAATGCTAGCTTATATCCTGAGCTTTGCAGCGGCAAGGGATTTGGAAAGGGGTCGCGTTGAATTAGCGATCTCCCGCGCTCAAGAAGCACTTCATGCCGCGCAAATTGTAGATCATCCCAGTGAAATTGCCCTAGCTGGGGCTGCACTCATTCGGGGAAAGTTAGCTTTAGGCGAACATAAGCGTGCAGCAGAGCTATTTCAAAGCTTACAGCACCAAATTGACCCTCGCGTCTTGAGCGTTCGTGCCCAAACTGCCATCAATCGCTTACCGCAGGAGCTGAGGACTAACGCAGAGATCCCCCTTGCGTCCCCCTTAAAAAAGGAGACTTTTCCAGTTCCTCCCAATTTATTGGGGGGTTAAGGGAATCTAGGCTTCAAGTTTTCAGTGCGTAAGTCCTGTATTTAAAAACCTAAATTGCTCAATCAATCAGGAGGAAAATATGGTTCGTGTCCTTGTAGAAAAGATATTTGAGCCACCGATCACCGAACAGAAGTGGAACCACGATCTTGAGATCGGAATACCTTGTCACCGGGCACACAATGTTCATTGGATTCGCTCAATGATGGCACGCGATCGGGCTAAAGTAATTTGCGAATTTGAGGCACCTGATGCTGAGACTGTCCGGAAGTCCTTTCGGAAAGCGGGCTTACCCTTCGCCCGGATCTGGACAGTTGATATTTTGGAACCATCTGTTGGATCAAATGTATCAACCCTGTCTAATTGCTCTTAATCAAAAAACCTTTGTAGTCTCACTTTCAGGTTGAAGAAACAGTAATGATGCGATCGCCTTCACCAATGCCTCCGGTTCTACAGGCTTAGAAATGTGCTGTTGAAATCCTGCGGCGATCGCTTGTTGGTAATCCATCTCGGCAGCATAGGCAGTCAGAGCGATCGCTGGAATGTTTCCTCCTTGGTCTGGTTTCAGACTCCTGACCTGTCGCATCAACATATAGCCATTGATTTCTGGCATTCCAATATCGCTGATGATGACATTTGGCTGGGATTGGCTTAGTGTTGTCAGCGCTGCAACGGCTGAGGCTACGGAGGTCACAGTTGCACCATATTGCTCCAACAGGAAGCACAAAAACTCTCGCATATCTGCATCATCATCCACCACGAGAATTTGTAAGCCAGACAAAGGTAAGGAGTCAAAAGTCAGAACTGAGAGGTTGTCTTTTTCATCCGACTGCCTTTCTCTATCATTCTGCAAACAGGGAAGCTTAATTAGGAAAGTTGCACCTTGTCCTTCACCCGGACTTGATACACTTACGGTGCCGCCGTGAAGTTCTACGAGATGGCGGACGATTGCCAGCCCTAGACCCAATCCCCCAAAGGTTCGGGTGGTGGTACCATCTTCCTGACGGAAATAGTCAAAGACATAAGGTAAGAACTCAGGTGCAATCCCCTTGCCTGTGTCAGTTACGCGGATTTGCGCCTGCGATCCGACCTGCTCTAATGCGATCGCGACCTGTCCCCCAGCCGGAGTAAACTTAACCGCATTGGCAAGGAGATTCCAAACGACTTGCTGCAATCGATTGGCATCACCGGAAACCTGTCCTACGTCCGGTTCGAGGATGGTCTGAATCTGGATAGATTTGGCTTCGGCTGCTAAACGCACCGTCTCGATTGCGGCTTCAATCGTCGATACCAAGTCAACCGGGTAGACGTTGAGGCTCAGCTTCCCTTGCAGGATGCGGGAGACATCAAGCAAATCTTCAATTAATTGGGTTTGTAACTTGGCGTTGCGCTCAATAGTTTCTAAGGCGCGATCGCTGGTTGCAGCATCGAACTTGCGGCTCCGCAGAAGCTTTGCCCAACCCAGAATCGGATTAAGCGGCGTTCTCAGTTCGTGAGAGAGAACGGCTAAGAATTCATCTTTGACGCGGTTTGCCGCTTCCGCCGCACTTCGCGCGGTTCGTTCTGCTTCGTAGAGATGGGAACGAGCGATCGCTTGGGCGCATTGTTGGGCAAGTGCCAAGATAAAAGCTTGGTCATCCTCGTTAAGTTCTTGCGGCTCAGTAAAGCCCAGAGACAACCCTCCAACTGCCCGACCCTCTACCATCAGCGGAATCGAAACCCACGTCCCAAAGTTAAATTGACTATAGGCTTCAGCCAAATGAGGGTAACGGGCTGCTCGTTTTTGTGACGTTTCACCCCAAACAGGTTGCCCAGTCCGTACCGCCTCTGCTAGAGGGACTGCGGTATCGATGGAAAAACGTTGCCAGCCATCGATTTGATTCACTTCATAGCCAACGGCCCGCACAATTTCCAGTTCAGTACCGCTTTCATTGAGCAATGCCACTAGAGCATAGTTGGCACCCAAGGCAGCCATGCCCTGTTCGACGATGACTTCAGACACTTGGGTGGGTGTGAGCGATTCTGAAAGGGCAGCGGTAATGGACTGGAGACGGGCAATTCGCTCTGCTGCCCGCTCCGCCGTCTGTTGCGCCTGCTGCGCTTCCCGATAGAGGCGGGCATTATCGATAGCGATCGCTGCCCGATGAGCAATATCTTCCGCCAGCGAGAGGTCGCCGGTGTTGAAACGATGAGCAGATTCAGCTGTGACAAACGAAATGGCACCGAGAATCCGCCCCCGTGCCATCAACGGTGAGATAATATAGGACTTTAAGCCCAGTTCCCGCAGAATTCGCAGATGTTCTGGATCTTTAACTGCTTCTGCCAGGACTGCATCTGAAATTTCCGCCACCATTTCTGTTTGCCCAGTACGCAGCACCTTTGGTACACCTTCCGGTGCATTCAACGGTCTAGGATAACGCTGATGGAGTTCCCAGGCGAGTTTCACTTTCTCCGGATCTCGGTGGGCAACGGCGACCCGATGAATCGATTGGTTGTCTTGCAGGAGGTCAACGCCGCACCAGTCTGCGAAGTAGGGCACAACCAAGCTTGCCACGCTGGAGAGCGTGCTTTCATAATCGAGGGAAGAGGCGAGGGTGGCACTGACTTGAGCCAAAAACGCGGCTCGCTGTCGGTCAGCTTCTGCTTCCTGGCGGGCGGTTTGCTCTGCGTACAGTTGGGCACGTTCCGCTTCAGCCTGTTTGCGCTCGCTAATATCTTTGTTGATGCAGACTAAAAACAGGGGCTTGCCAGCCTTGTCGTAAACAAGCTTTGATGTTGTTTCAATCAACACTTTCGACCCATCTTTTCTCACACAGGGAATTTCGCGGCAAAATCCTCCGGTTTCCTGAATCGACTGGATGATTTGGGCGGTCATCGTTGCTGCAATGTCAGGGTGATGTAAGAAATTCAGGGGTTTAGCGATCGCTTCGGACGCCGTATAGCCGAAAATCTGTTCCGCGTTGCCCAGCCAACGTTGAATATTTCCCTCCAGATCGGTTAACACAACAGCATCGGGCATTTGCTCCAAAGCAGCCTTAGAAATCAGCAGAGATTCTTCAGTTTGTTTGCGCTCCGTGATGTCAATTACAACACCACTCATGCGAGTCGCTGTGCCCGCTTCGTTGAAAAAGGCTCTTCCCCGGCAAGCAGCGTAGCGAATGCTGCCGTCATCCTGAATAATGCGATATTCGAGATCGTGTTCCACTCCTTCGTTAACCGCTCGGTTCAAAGATTGAGCGAGCGATTCCCGATCGTCTGGATGCAGGCGAGCCAACACTGCTTCTGAGGTGGCAACAAACGTTTCGGGGGTGACTCCAAATAGTTGATAAATCTGCTCATCCCAGTCAAACCGATCGTTGAGAATATCCCAACTCCAAATACCGATTTGAGCAGATTTCAACGCTAGGTTAAGTTGTTCTTGACTTTGTGCTAACCCTTGATAGAGACGAGCATTCTCCAGGGAAATGGCAATTTGAGCTGCTAAAATTTCCAGCACGGAAAGCTTGTCGTGTGTAAAAGCGCCTGGGATAAAGTTGTTTTCTAAATATAAAATTCCCAGCAAGTTTGACTGACGGGTGATTGGTAAGCAAAGTACAGACTTCGGTTGCTTTTGAATCACATACTCGTCTTCCGAAAATAGATTCTGCTCTGTGGCATCGGGCAAAATCACAGTTGATTGAGTTCGCTGCACATAATTCAGCACTGACTGAGGCAATGCAATTTCACCCGCCAATTCAGGTCGAAAAACATTAAGTTTTTCTGCTTGGGAATTTATTTTCGCTTCGACTTCTATCACTAGATTCTGCTCGTGAAAAAGCAGCAAATAACCCAGTTCGGCTCCTGCTTGCTCAAGCGCAATCTGCATCAATGTCTTCAAAAGTCGAGAGAAGACAATTTCGCTAGAAATAGTTTGAGACGCCTTAACAACCGATAGAAAGTCAAGTTGCTCCCCCGTGCTTAAAAACGTTTCGTTGGAGGCAGGGGGCTGTTGCGGCAACGGTTGCGGCAATAAGGTCGGATAGAGCTGCTCAAGCTGCTTGACCTTGCCGAGCGCCTCCCAGCGCCGATAGGCATTCCTGGCTTCTTGCAGATAGGTTTTAGCGATCGCTTCAAACTCCCGATCTAAGTAAAACTTAGCTGCTAACTCATACGCCAAGGCTTCATAATGCACAAATTTCTGCTCGCGGGCACAGCGAATTGATTGCTCATACAGGCGCATTGCTTCCATGTCCCGACCCTCAATTCGAGCTATCTCCGCCGCCACTAATTGAGACTTGTGTAAGAAGTTAGCGGGGCAGTGGCTCGCCCAATCCTGCAATTGGCGCTGATGCATTTCCAAGGTTTCTAAAAACCCTTCCTGCTCTTCACAAGATGCAGTTGGATAAAGAGTCGCCAAGGTCAGCGAGTGATACAGAACATAATCGGTTTCGATTGGTAATGCCAGGGTTGTAACTGGAAACACGGACACTTGTAAGGCAGAATTCAGCGCCTCCTCATACTGTTCGTAGGTGAAAAACACAATTAATTTGATGATGTGATAAAAGATAATTCCACTGACGAAGCCTGCATCCGTAAGGATGGAAAAGGCGTGCGATTCATCGAAACTATCATCACTTAGGGTCAGCTTGTGGTAGGTAAATCCGCGTAAATTTATGAGAAACTGCTGCTGCAATCTAATCGTCTGATAGGCCGCCTCATGCTTAGATTGCTGGGCAAAGTTAACGTACTTTTGAATTAAATTGTACGTTTCGGGAAGTGGACTTCCTACCTGAATAATCTGCCAAGAGCCTTGATAGCCGTTGTAGTTAGCCATCGTCACATCGCCTGCTTCCACACAGCCGATAAATCCTCGCTCTAAAAATGGAATATCGGTAGCAATATGGTTCCGCCAAACGTTGATATGACTGCCATGAATGTGTAGAACTGTTCCTCTGAGTTTCGGGTCATTCAACTTCTCATTTAGTTGAATCGTCATCTCGGAAAATGCGTAGCCTGTCGGAATATCACGGAATATAGAAACCAACAACATCGCATACATACTATAAGCAAAACAGGAGTCTTCCGTATTGCCATACGTCAGCGAATAATTGACTGCTTTGAGTACAACTAGAGGAAAAATACTTGGTCTGCCGAGATAGGCAGGCGGCCCTACAGTTGTCAGCAGACCGATGAGTGTCTTAAGATTTGGATCTTGGAGCGTTGGGGCGTTGAGTAGATCGGAGACTTGTCTGTCACCTAAATTTGCCAATACCTGGCTTTTTTCGATAGCGATCGCAACCTGCACTTGCTCCTCTGAATCCGGGAAAGTCACCCCAAAAATTTTTAAAGCTTCTAATCCGAGTGCTAGCGCCTCCTCATACCTACCTGCAACTTGATAAAGTCTGAGCTGAAGTATATAAATATTCGCTTTGTCTATATAAGATTTGGCTTTGATAAATAGAAGCTTAAATAGAGCTTCCGCCTCCTCTAAATTACCCGTTAAAAATTCGCATTCAGCTCGTTCTTTAACTAGAGTAAATGTTTGTTCATAATGGTCAAACCAAGAATCTTCATTTAAAAGATTTGCAGCGACAGCAAGCATTTTTTTCGCAGGTGTGTACGCAGTGGAGGCTTTTGCTTTCTTAGCAGCAATTAGATTTAGGCGAATTAATTCGTCTTTTTCTGTCCGCTCAGTAATCAAACCAACAGCTAGATTAAGTTGATTCACTAAATCAAAAATCTGTTCTTCCAGTTGAGCAGAATTGAAACTTTTAAGTAAAAGTCGCCCAATCGTAAGGTGAACTGCTTGCTTTTGTTCATCATCAATCAAGGCATAGGCAGCTTGTTGAATGCGATCGTGGTAAAAGCGATAGCTTTTCTCAATGCTTTCAGTTGCCTCTGTTGGGATGATGAATCCTCTCAGAACCGCTTCCAAAAGTGTATTGGCTGTTTGCTGAAGAGATGTTTCACCGACGATTGCTAAAACTTCTAAATCAAAACGATTCCCGATACAGGAAGCTAACTTGAGCAACTGTTGAGTTTCGGGCGGCAGTTTTTGCATCC carries:
- a CDS encoding DUF4242 domain-containing protein encodes the protein MVRVLVEKIFEPPITEQKWNHDLEIGIPCHRAHNVHWIRSMMARDRAKVICEFEAPDAETVRKSFRKAGLPFARIWTVDILEPSVGSNVSTLSNCS
- a CDS encoding AAA family ATPase, whose amino-acid sequence is MTLKLPGFTIVTLLKEGIKAVLYRGIRVEDRRPVIIKGLRPECCTPNNIEQLRHEYAIAQRLNTPGAVKAYVLEVHQGIPYLILEDFGGRSLDRLLEDFREPIPFLKIAIQITNTIAQIHSHSIVHKNIKPQNILINLETHQVKIADFGIAAFIPYEQQMVSSSSQIAGSLAYLSPEQTGRMNRGIDHRSDLYSLGVTFYEMLTRQLPFQGKDPLEWVHCHIAQSPPPLTKVRPEIGRSLSDIIMKLLSKVAEDRYQSALGLQFDLERCLKQLETIGQIQSFPLGEQDISERFQIPQKLYGREREIAQLLQAFERVVSQGTPELIFVAGYAGIGKSSLVNEIQKPIVRERGIFISGKFDQYKRDIPYSTLVQAFQTLVRQILTEPEDKLATWRKRIQAAFGNNGRLITDVIPEVELIVGEQPPVPDLGPAESQNRFNLVFQNFISIFAQKEHPLAVFLDDMQWADSATLNLIQTITTGSNLQHLCFILAFRDNEVDLLHPFSLMMEQIRQGGAKITEIVLTPLNLTYVNQLIAETLHCEPGRSESLAKLIIQKTDGNPFFVNEFLKTLYQENLLTFDRNHRVWQWEQAQIEAQGITDNIVNLMIGRMQKLPPETQQLLKLASCIGNRFDLEVLAIVGETSLQQTANTLLEAVLRGFIIPTEATESIEKSYRFYHDRIQQAAYALIDDEQKQAVHLTIGRLLLKSFNSAQLEEQIFDLVNQLNLAVGLITERTEKDELIRLNLIAAKKAKASTAYTPAKKMLAVAANLLNEDSWFDHYEQTFTLVKERAECEFLTGNLEEAEALFKLLFIKAKSYIDKANIYILQLRLYQVAGRYEEALALGLEALKIFGVTFPDSEEQVQVAIAIEKSQVLANLGDRQVSDLLNAPTLQDPNLKTLIGLLTTVGPPAYLGRPSIFPLVVLKAVNYSLTYGNTEDSCFAYSMYAMLLVSIFRDIPTGYAFSEMTIQLNEKLNDPKLRGTVLHIHGSHINVWRNHIATDIPFLERGFIGCVEAGDVTMANYNGYQGSWQIIQVGSPLPETYNLIQKYVNFAQQSKHEAAYQTIRLQQQFLINLRGFTYHKLTLSDDSFDESHAFSILTDAGFVSGIIFYHIIKLIVFFTYEQYEEALNSALQVSVFPVTTLALPIETDYVLYHSLTLATLYPTASCEEQEGFLETLEMHQRQLQDWASHCPANFLHKSQLVAAEIARIEGRDMEAMRLYEQSIRCAREQKFVHYEALAYELAAKFYLDREFEAIAKTYLQEARNAYRRWEALGKVKQLEQLYPTLLPQPLPQQPPASNETFLSTGEQLDFLSVVKASQTISSEIVFSRLLKTLMQIALEQAGAELGYLLLFHEQNLVIEVEAKINSQAEKLNVFRPELAGEIALPQSVLNYVQRTQSTVILPDATEQNLFSEDEYVIQKQPKSVLCLPITRQSNLLGILYLENNFIPGAFTHDKLSVLEILAAQIAISLENARLYQGLAQSQEQLNLALKSAQIGIWSWDILNDRFDWDEQIYQLFGVTPETFVATSEAVLARLHPDDRESLAQSLNRAVNEGVEHDLEYRIIQDDGSIRYAACRGRAFFNEAGTATRMSGVVIDITERKQTEESLLISKAALEQMPDAVVLTDLEGNIQRWLGNAEQIFGYTASEAIAKPLNFLHHPDIAATMTAQIIQSIQETGGFCREIPCVRKDGSKVLIETTSKLVYDKAGKPLFLVCINKDISERKQAEAERAQLYAEQTARQEAEADRQRAAFLAQVSATLASSLDYESTLSSVASLVVPYFADWCGVDLLQDNQSIHRVAVAHRDPEKVKLAWELHQRYPRPLNAPEGVPKVLRTGQTEMVAEISDAVLAEAVKDPEHLRILRELGLKSYIISPLMARGRILGAISFVTAESAHRFNTGDLSLAEDIAHRAAIAIDNARLYREAQQAQQTAERAAERIARLQSITAALSESLTPTQVSEVIVEQGMAALGANYALVALLNESGTELEIVRAVGYEVNQIDGWQRFSIDTAVPLAEAVRTGQPVWGETSQKRAARYPHLAEAYSQFNFGTWVSIPLMVEGRAVGGLSLGFTEPQELNEDDQAFILALAQQCAQAIARSHLYEAERTARSAAEAANRVKDEFLAVLSHELRTPLNPILGWAKLLRSRKFDAATSDRALETIERNAKLQTQLIEDLLDVSRILQGKLSLNVYPVDLVSTIEAAIETVRLAAEAKSIQIQTILEPDVGQVSGDANRLQQVVWNLLANAVKFTPAGGQVAIALEQVGSQAQIRVTDTGKGIAPEFLPYVFDYFRQEDGTTTRTFGGLGLGLAIVRHLVELHGGTVSVSSPGEGQGATFLIKLPCLQNDRERQSDEKDNLSVLTFDSLPLSGLQILVVDDDADMREFLCFLLEQYGATVTSVASAVAALTTLSQSQPNVIISDIGMPEINGYMLMRQVRSLKPDQGGNIPAIALTAYAAEMDYQQAIAAGFQQHISKPVEPEALVKAIASLLFLQPESETTKVF